From Saccharomycodes ludwigii strain NBRC 1722 chromosome IV, whole genome shotgun sequence, one genomic window encodes:
- a CDS encoding DMT family transporter (similar to Saccharomyces cerevisiae YMR253C | putative protein of unknown function): MSSEPTISIDNNIPNNKSSSPSSLSITKFEADDEDEPELNDHTITNHNENKGLYYLLASQLFNSIMVISTKLLETDPNFKDDPINPLQILVFRMLITFIGTLIYMFLNKNHINDVPFGPKPMRKWLVLRGSLGFFGVFGLYFSLQYLSVSDAIVITFLVPSVTGILATLLLRERFSKMEGACALTALCGVILIVRPSFLFGGEDDIAEGEDDSAESKNAKKRLIASIVGLVGVCGVSSVYVIIKHIGKRAHAIMSVTYFSFLSFLISLFGILFIPSMTFKTPQTKGQWSLFFLIGFSGFFMQLLLTLGIQMEKKTSRSALMSYSQIIYAVFWDLIIWKHLPSLTSLCGIIIIVSSTLFAVKYKNNHGVNNGSKFEGVQDGVIDNEMSLEGNDDIDFELDDIGNNAAEFETLDTNTAKNPVNSAKELHIL; encoded by the coding sequence atGTCAAGCGAACCAACGATCAGCATAGACAATAATATCCCTAACAATAAATCATCATCTCCTTCTTCCCTTTCAATAACCAAGTTCGAAGCCGATGACGAGGATGAACCCGAGTTAAATGATCACACCATTACCAATCATAACGAAAATAAAGGCTTGTATTACTTATTGGCCTCTCAATTATTCAATAGTATTATGGTAATTTCCACAAAACTATTGGAAACAGATCCCAACTTTAAAGATGATCCAATTAACCCGTTACAAATCTTGGTTTTTAGAATGTTAATCACCTTTATAGGTACACTAATATACATGtttctaaataaaaatcatatCAATGACGTCCCATTTGGCCCAAAGCCAATGAGAAAGTGGCTAGTTTTAAGAGGGTCATTAGGGTTTTTCGGTGTTTTCGGGTTATATTTCAGTTTACAATATCTAAGCGTTAGCGAtgccattgttattacaTTTTTGGTGCCTAGTGTAACTGGTATTTTAGCCACCTTATTATTACGTGAACGCTTTTCTAAAATGGAGGGCGCATGTGCCTTAACTGCCTTATGTGGAGTTATATTGATCGTAAGACCgtcctttttatttgggGGCGAAGATGACATTGCTGAAGGTGAAGATGATAGTGCTGAAAGCAAAAACGCGAAGAAGAGATTGATTGCCTCCATTGTTGGCTTGGTCGGCGTGTGTGGTGTTAGTTCTGTTTATGTAATCATTAAGCATATTGGCAAAAGGGCGCACGCCATAATGAGTGTCACCTATTTTTCATTCCTAtcctttttaatatctttatttggTATATTGTTTATACCTTCGATGACTTTCAAAACACCTCAAACTAAGGGACAATGGTCTCTATTCTTTCTTATTGGATTTAGTGGGTTTTTCATGCAATTGTTGCTAACATTAGGAATTCaaatggaaaagaaaactaGTAGAAGCGCATTGATGAGCTATTCGCAAATTATTTATGCTGTTTTTTGGGATTTGATTATTTGGAAACATTTACCATCTTTGACTTCATTATGTGGcattataattattgtcAGCTCAACATTATTTGCagttaaatataaaaacaatcatGGTGTAAACAACGGTTCTAAATTCGAAGGGGTACAAGATGGTGTTATAGATAATGAGATGAGTTTGGAGGGAAATGATGATATAGATTTTGAATTGGATGATATTGGAAATAATGCAGCTGAATTTGAAACGCTAGATACTAATACCGCCAAAAATCCTGTAAACTCCGCAAAGGAACTACACATCTTATAA
- a CDS encoding uncharacterized protein (similar to Saccharomyces cerevisiae YCR069W | CPR4 | Cyclosporin-sensitive Proline Rotamase (paralog of YNR028W | CPR8)), translated as MLINLLLTSVLFLFNITLRSVLAVPTSQVYELNPPVTDRVFFFIEYYDVDLKQYTTTEIDIELYGTLAPKTVANFVALSKGVRALMPNEKDEAKAFEVGYKNTVFHRIIKDFVIQGGNVLPHIGPFSIYGMKFDDETFHLKHDRPGRLAMANSGPNTNAGQFYFAMKPLPDLDGKHVVFGQVTRGLDILLDKVQFLETENVDEMELKKVKIVNCKVDSLKIENKDFMQNKYMERVQKFRDGKDIKGNSVHFDPYNEGSLRSYNDLHTEKIIKANNNHHNGLSVSGTGNSNIGNIFSKLLGISILVSLGYYLYSKKNNKVVSLRHD; from the coding sequence ATGTTAATCAATTTACTACTTACTAGtgtattatttctattcAATATCACCCTTAGATCCGTACTTGCTGTACCAACATCTCAAGTTTATGAATTAAATCCTCCAGTTACGGATcgtgttttcttttttattgaatattaTGATGTGGATTTGAAACAATATACTACAACTGAAATTGATATAGAATTATATGGCACTTTAGCTCCCAAAACAGTTGCCAATTTTGTAGCTTTGTCAAAAGGTGTTCGTGCTTTAATGCCtaatgaaaaagatgaaGCAAAAGCTTTTGAAGTTGGCTACAAAAATACTGTTTTCCATAGAATCATCAAAGATTTCGTTATTCAAGGTGGTAATGTCTTGCCACATATTGGCCCATTCAGTATCTATGGTATGAAGTTCGATGATGAAACTTTCCATTTAAAACATGATAGACCAGGTAGACTAGCCATGGCTAATTCAGGACCTAACACTAACGCTGgccaattttattttgctaTGAAACCATTACCTGATTTGGATGGCAAGCACGTTGTTTTTGGTCAAGTAACTAGGGGTTTAGATATCTTGTTGGATAAGGTACAATTTTTGGAAACTGAAAATGTTGACGAAAtggaattgaaaaaagttaaGATAGTTAACTGTAAAGTCGATAgcttaaaaatagaaaacaaAGACTTTATGCAAAACAAATACATGGAAAGAGTACAAAAATTTAGGGATGGTAAAGATATTAAAGGGAACAGCGTTCATTTTGATCCCTATAATGAAGGTAGCTTAAGAAGCTACAATGATTTACATACTGAAAAGATAATTAAagccaataataatcatcacAATGGTTTATCTGTTAGCGGTACaggtaatagtaatattgggaatatattttccaaacttTTGGGTATTAGTATACTTGTGTCATTgggttattatttgtacagtaaaaagaataataaagtgGTTTCACTAAGACATGATTGA